One segment of Ignavibacteria bacterium DNA contains the following:
- the secG gene encoding preprotein translocase subunit SecG, whose amino-acid sequence MYTFLVFISVIIAALLVIMILMQSSKGGGLAGTFGGAANFGTMFGSRRTADFLSKGTWWLAGALVVLTIIINLFFLPGQSTVNQRESVIQRSGNVPTQGSVPQQRTAPQGGR is encoded by the coding sequence ATGTATACATTCTTAGTATTTATTTCAGTAATAATTGCTGCATTACTGGTAATCATGATACTCATGCAGTCAAGCAAAGGCGGCGGTCTGGCCGGTACATTCGGCGGAGCAGCTAACTTTGGAACAATGTTTGGCTCAAGAAGAACGGCAGATTTCTTAAGCAAGGGCACATGGTGGCTTGCTGGAGCTCTGGTGGTCCTTACTATTATCATTAACTTATTCTTCCTGCCGGGGCAGTCAACAGTAAACCAGAGAGAAAGCGTAATTCAGAGATCTGGTAATGTTCCCACTCAGGGATCAGTCCCGCAGCAGCGTACCGCACCTCAGGGCGGCCGTTAA